In Achromobacter pestifer, the DNA window AGCGCGCTGCCCGCGCGGCGGGGAATGCCGTGACCGCTGGCGGTGGTCTTCTTGGTACCGGGGCGCATGGGCTTGCCGTTCTTGTTGAGCTGGTCCTGGGGCACGAAGCGCGTCTTCGGCTTGGGCTCCTCGGATTCGCTGCGGCGCGGACGCTTGGCCAGGGTCTTGCCTTCGGCGGCCAGCTTCTTGGGCGTGTGCGGCTCGGAGGCGCGGCGCTTGGCAGGGCGTTCGGGTTCCATGGCGGCCAGCGCGGCGGGCTTGATATTGCCGGCCAGCGGGCGGAACAGGATCAGGGTCTTGCCCAGGTGGTGCACCGGGGCGCAGGAAAGCGTGTCGCAGATGGTCGACAGCATTGCGTCGCGGGCCTCGCGGTCATCACCGCCGGCGCGCACCTTGATGAGGCCATGCGAAGTCAGTGCCAGGTCGATTTCCTTGAGCACGGCTTCGGTCAGGCCATTGTCGCCAATCAGGACGACAGGGCGCAGAGGGTGAGCGGCAGACCGAAGGTCGCTGCGCTCACGAGAGGTAAGTTCTAATATAGGCATGCGTGGAATTGTACGGTAATGGCCAAGAATAAATTCTCTAAAGACTGGATTCACCAGCACATCAACGATCCCTATGTGAAGCTGGCGCAACAGAAGGGCTACAGAGCCCGCGCCGCTTTCAAGCTGATCGAGATCCTGGACACCGAGAAGCTGATGCGCCGGGGCGACCTGGTGGTCGACCTGGGCTCGGCGCCCGGCAGTTGGTCCCAAGTGGCGCGCGAGCGCCTGGCGGGGCCGGGCGGCATCGTGGACGGCCGCATCATTGCGCTCGACCTGCTGCCCATGGAGCCCGTCGCGGGCGTCGAATTCATCCAGGGCGACTTCCGCAATGATGACGTTTTGAAACAATTGGAAGACATGGTCGGATCGCGCGCGGTCGACCTTGTTATTTCCGACATGGCCCCCAACTTATCAGGGGTGGGTATTGCCGATTCCGCGCGCATCCAGCATGTGTGCGAGTTGGCGATGGAATTCTCCTGCGCCCACCTGAAGCCCAACGGGGCGCTGATCGTCAAGGCTTTCCACGGCAGCGGCTTTTCGCAAATCGTGGAGTCCTTCAAGCAGCGCTTCAAGCGGGTGGTCGAACGCAAGCCGAAGGCATCGCGGGACAAATCCTCCGAAACCTTTCTGGTTGCGCGCGATCTGAAGTAGCCCGGGTTCGGGGCGCGCCGCCTCGGACTCGAAAAACTCACAGCCTGCCGGAACAACGACCAGAAAATTCGCGAATCAGACAAAACCTAGAGGGGCTCAGCCATCCCGGGACGCAATCTGGTCTGACAGGGTAGAATGAGCTATTGACATACTTGTGACTGTGCCATACGCGGGTGCATGGTCACGGGTCGGAATCGAAAGCAGGAGATCGACCTTGAATAATTCATTTTCGAAAGTCGCTGTCTGGATGGTGATAGCCCTCGTGCTGTTCACCGTCTTCAAGCAGTTCGACGGACGCGCTCAGACCCAGGACGGCGTGACCTACACGCAGTTCATGGACGACGCCAAGGCGGGACGTATCCGCAAGGTCGACGTCCAGGGCGACGTGTTGTACGTCACCCCTGACGCGGGCCGCGCCTACACGCTGACTTCGCCGGGCGACCTCTGGATGGTCTCCGATCTGTTGAAGTATGGCGTCCAGGTTTCGGGCAAGCCGCGCGAAGAGCAGTCACTGCTGATGAGCATCTTCGTGTCGTGGTTCCCCATGCTGTTGCTGATCGGCGTCTGGGTATTCTTCATGCGCCAGATGCAGGGCGGCGGCAAGGGTGGGGCGTTCAGCTTCGGCAAATCGCGCGCCCGCATGCTCGACGAGAACACCAACCAGATCACCTTCGCCGACGTCGCCGGCTGCGACGAAGCCAAGGAAGATGTGCAGGAGCTGGTTGATTTCCTGCGCGACCCCAGCAAGTTCCAGAAGCTGGGCGGCCGCATTCCGCGCGGCGTGCTGATGGTCGGTTCTCCGGGTACCGGCAAGACGCTGCTGGCCAAGGCCATCGCGGGCGAAGCCAAGGTGCCGTTCTTCAGCATCTCGGGTTCCGACTTTGTTGA includes these proteins:
- a CDS encoding YhbY family RNA-binding protein, with protein sequence MPILELTSRERSDLRSAAHPLRPVVLIGDNGLTEAVLKEIDLALTSHGLIKVRAGGDDREARDAMLSTICDTLSCAPVHHLGKTLILFRPLAGNIKPAALAAMEPERPAKRRASEPHTPKKLAAEGKTLAKRPRRSESEEPKPKTRFVPQDQLNKNGKPMRPGTKKTTASGHGIPRRAGSALSLRAGARSGTSRKSSKR
- a CDS encoding RlmE family RNA methyltransferase → MAKNKFSKDWIHQHINDPYVKLAQQKGYRARAAFKLIEILDTEKLMRRGDLVVDLGSAPGSWSQVARERLAGPGGIVDGRIIALDLLPMEPVAGVEFIQGDFRNDDVLKQLEDMVGSRAVDLVISDMAPNLSGVGIADSARIQHVCELAMEFSCAHLKPNGALIVKAFHGSGFSQIVESFKQRFKRVVERKPKASRDKSSETFLVARDLK